In one window of Mercurialis annua linkage group LG4, ddMerAnnu1.2, whole genome shotgun sequence DNA:
- the LOC126678001 gene encoding guard cell S-type anion channel SLAC1: MENGLKPLEQKHLVDIHEVLPEEEEEEEEQEQEEGRAKIADNAKKAQNRPFRVKEPKRPLQRSNFSRQVSLETGFSALKSESKAKDERRINLPRSGRSFGGFDSAVRINGEARKGDFSIFKTKSTLSKQNSLLPERRKRENVDHQTQRIGGSNGVDESAHDGVPAGRYFAALTGPELDQVKDSEDILLPKDEIWPFLLRFPIGCYGICLGLSSQAVLWKALATSHATKFLHIPPFINLGLWLLSVVVLLSVSITYILKCIFYFEAVKREYFHPVRVNFFFAPWVVCMFLSISVPTVLSPKTLHPVIWCLFMTPYFLLELKIYGQWLSGGKRRLCKVANPSSHLSVVGNFVGAILAAKVGWKEVGKFLWAIGFAHYLVVFVTLYQRLPTSEALPKELHPVYSMFIAAPSAASIAWETIYDEFDGLSRNCFFIALFLYISLVVRINFFTGFRFSVAWWSYTFPMTTISVATIKYAEQVPGVPSKVLALVLSFTSSAMVCVLFVSTLLHGFVWQTLFPNDLAIAITAKKLVREKKPLKKAYDIRRWTRQALNKPNPENNNVGGEDDELLNPQQK; encoded by the exons ATGGAAAATGGATTAAAACCACTTGAGCAGAAACATTTGGTAGATATCCATGAAGTACTGccagaggaagaagaagaagaagaagagcaagaacaagaagaaggCAGAGCAAAAATTGCAGATAACGCTAAAAAGGCTCAAAATAGACCATTTAGAGTTAAAGAACCAAAAAGGCCACTGCAGAGGAGTAATTTTAGCAGACAAGTTTCACTGGAAACAGGGTTTTCAGCACTAAAAAGTGAATCAAAGGCAAAAGATGAGAGAAGAATTAATCTTCCGAGAAGCGGACGAAGTTTCGGAGGATTTGATTCAGCTGTAAGGATTAATGGTGAAGCAAGAAAAGGAGATTTCAGTATCTTCAAGACCAAGTCAACTCTCAGTAAGCAAAACTCTTTGTTGcctgaaagaagaaaaagagagaatgTAGATCATCAGACTCAAAGAATTGGTGGGTCAAATGGGGTTGATGAGTCAGCTCATGATGGTGTTCCTGCTGGAAGATACTTTGCTGCTCTTACAGGACCTGAACTAGACCAAGTCAAG GATTCTGAAGATATTCTCCTCCCAAAAGATGAGATATGGCCTTTTCTCCTTAGATTCCCAATCGGTTGCTACGGTATATGTCTAGGGTTAAGTAGTCAAGCTGTTTTATGGAAAGCACTGGCAACAAGTCATGCCACCAAATTTCTCCACATTCCACCATTCATAAACCTTGGCCTCTGGCTCCTATCAGTAGTAGTCCTACTCTCAGTTTCCATTACTTACATCCTCAAATGCATATTCTACTTTGAAGCTGTCAAAAGAGAGTACTTTCACCCGGTTCGAGTCAACTTCTTCTTCGCACCATGGGTCGTGTGCATGTTCCTATCTATTAGTGTACCTACTGTACTATCTCCTAAAACATTACACCCTGTGATTTGGTGCTTATTCATGACACCCTATTTTCTTCTGGAGCTCAAGATTTACGGTCAATGGCTATCGGGCGGAAAGCGGCGGCTTTGCAAAGTAGCTAATCCGTCTTCTCATCTTTCTGTGGTTGGAAATTTTGTTGGGGCAATTTTAGCAGCTAAAGTAGGATGGAAGGAAGTTGGTAAGTTCTTGTGGGCAATTGGGTTTGCACATTATCTTGTGGTGTTTGTGACATTGTATCAGAGATTGCCGACGAGTGAAGCATTGCCGAAGGAGTTACATCCTGTTTATTCTATGTTCATTGCTGCTCCGTCGGCTGCTAGCATTGCTTGGGAAACTATTTATGATGAATTTGATGGGTTGTCGAGAAATTGTTTCTTCATTGCGTTGTTTTTGTATATTTCACTGGTCGTGCGCATCAACTTCTTCACGGGATTCAG GTTTTCAGTGGCGTGGTGGTCCTACACTTTCCCGATGACAACCATATCGGTGGCGACAATCAAGTATGCAGAACAAGTCCCTGGTGTTCCCAGCAAGGTCCTTGCACTTGTGCTTTCGTTCACATCATCTGCGATGGTGTGTGTGTTGTTTGTGTCAACCCTTCTCCATGGCTTTGTTTGGCAAACCCTGTTTCCGAATGATCTAGCCATTGCCATAACAGCAAAAAAACTTGTCAGGGAGAAAAAACCCCTGAAGAAAGCCTACGATATAAGGCGGTGGACAAGGCAAGCTCTTAACAAGCCAAATCCAGAAAACAACAATGTTGGCGGAGAAGATGATGAATTACTCAACCCACAGCAAAAATGA
- the LOC126678002 gene encoding protein TPX2-like isoform X1 yields the protein MEIEMEMEEEEMEMELVFEAREVDIDYEFDAAMHFDFTRAESLAEARDAERWFDMAQSYPPSPFVTKLVVREQSVISEDCKGGLLHTEAAPAMEVQKKECERTYRGVFTNLQNSQLHKVSNKPPALPTDLTSYNNTYTGLSKTKAKSNLKPKLPRSSTLMKPTASVLAKQNRHPQVDGFRLQPLFDQKEKSICSSSAVESQAAKRQKLEGGHSRKVDDAMQQIDFIHKAPKRDGVVDKTSVQSRLRLTIPREPDLVTAHRAQRMRPKTSTEVEPVAVLAQRFKARPLNRKILEGPSLPLPKKSTPKLPEFQEFHLKTLERAMQHASAVSSSSLQHNDFEQVEKPNAISAADIGKREFRRPSTMNAPKQQDVCSAPLIFKARSLNKKIFTSKGDIGVFRNSKRETTVPTEFNFHTEKRSHHNPPPIDLFSKLSLTSELQPNNNGCRLQFPRPNFMSIKGSKENRLNNLQTEHKMTHLTKEKPLIFGAKQTHGSEVGNQLSARSLGVR from the exons ATGGAAATAGAAATGGaaatggaagaagaagaaatggaaATGGAGTTAGTTTTCGAAGCGAGAGAAGTTGATATTGATTATGAATTTGATGCTGCAATGCATTTTGATTTCACGCGTGCTGAGTCGCTTGCGGAGGCGCGTGATGCTGAGCGGTGGTTTGATATGGCTCAGAGTTATCCTCCTTCTC CTTTTGTGACAAAGCTTGTGGTAAGAGAGCAAAGTGTGATTAGTGAAGATTGTAAAGGTGGCTTATTACACACAGAAGCAGCTCCTGCAATGGAGGTGCAAAAGAAAG AATGTGAAAGAACTTATAGAGGGGTCTTTACCAACTTGCAAAATTCCCAACTGCATAAAGTTTCTAATAAACCACCTGCATTGCCTACag ATTTGACTTCTTACAATAATACATATACCGGTCTCTCAAAAACAAAGGCGAAGTCCAATTTGAAGCCTAAACTTCCGAGGAGTTCAACTTTAATGAAACCTACCGCAAGTGTATTAGCCAAGCAAAATCGTCATCCACAAGTTGACGGTTTCAG ATTGCAGCCTCTATTTGATCAAAAGGAGAAAAGCATATGCAGTTCTTCTGCAGTTGAAAGTCAAGCTGCAAAGAGACAGAAGCTAGAGGGAGGCCACTCTCGTAAA GTTGATGATGCAATGCAACAAATTGATTTCATCCACAAGGCACCGAAAAGG GATGGAGTTGTTGATAAAACCTCTGTTCAATCCAGGCTGAGGCTTACTATTCCAAGGGAGCCTGACCTTGTAACAGCACATAGGGCACAAAGGATGAG GCCTAAAACTAGCACAGAAGTTGAACCTGTGGCAGTGCTTGCACAAAGATTTAAAGCGCGTCCATTAAACAGAAAA ATTCTCGAGGGTCCTTCATTGCCTCTGCCAAAGAAAAGCACTCCAAAGTTACCAGAGTTTCAA GAGTTTCATTTGAAGACATTAGAGAGGGCAATGCAGCATGCATCTGCAGTTTCATCTTCTTCACTGCAGCACAATGATTTTGAACAG GTGGAAAAACCTAATGCAATTTCTGCTGCAGACATTGGAAAAAGAGAATTTAGAAG ACCAAGCACCATGAATGCTCCAAAGCAGCAGGACGTATGCAGCGCACCGCTGATCTTTAAAGCTCGTTCTCTAAATAAGAAG ATATTCACAAGCAAGGGAGACATTGGTGTTTTTCGAAATAGCAAACGGGAGACCACAGTGCCAACG GAGTTTAATTTTCATACAGAAAAGAGGAGTCATCATAATCCACCACCCATAGATCTTTTCAGTAAG CTCTCTCTGACATCTGAGCTCCAGCCAAACAACAATGGATGTCGGTTGCAATTTCCTCGGCCAAACTTTATGTCCATAAAG GGCTCAAAAGAAAATAGACTGAATAATTTGCAAACAGAACATAAG ATGACACATTTAACAAAGGAAAAGCCGCTGATTTTTGGTGCAAAGCAGACTCATGGCAGTGAAGTTGGAAATCAATTGAGCGCCAG GAGCTTGGGTGTCCGGTGA
- the LOC126678838 gene encoding probable sugar phosphate/phosphate translocator At1g12500, with amino-acid sequence MVEAQTWATRRMSNPRLDANTVTTATTDQVLDIPATPPGDVRNNAYNSTVGSYFSSNISTAMIIASWYFSNIGVLLLNKYLLSYYGFRYPIFLTMLHMISCAIYSYVAIKFLEIVPLQHILSRKQFLKIFALSLIFCFSVVCGNTSLRYLPVSFNQAIGATTPFFTAIFAFLIICKKESAEVYCALLPVVFGIVLASNSEPLFHLFGFLVCIGSTAGRALKSVVQGIILTSDSEKLHSMNLLLYMAPMAALILLPFTLYIEGNVAAITIEKAKFDPFIAFLLIGNATVAYLVNLTNFLVTKHTSALTLQVLGNAKAAVAAVVSVLIFKNPVTVMGMTGFAVTIMGVVLYSEAKKRSKVTTH; translated from the coding sequence ATGGTGGAAGCACAAACATGGGCAACAAGGAGAATGAGCAATCCAAGACTGGACGCAAACACAGTCACCACCGCAACAACCGACCAAGTTCTTGATATTCCGGCGACCCCACCGGGAGACGTACGTAACAATGCATATAACTCAACCGTCGGATCATATTTCTCGTCGAATATTTCAACGGCAATGATTATTGCATCATGGTACTTCTCCAACATTGGTGTATTGCTTCTGAACAAGTATCTCCTCAGTTACTACGGTTTCCGTTACCCGATATTCTTGACAATGTTGCACATGATTTCTTGCGCTATTTATAGTTACGTAGCTATTAAGTTTCTTGAAATAGTCCCGTTACAGCATATTTTATCAAGaaaacagtttttaaaaatCTTTGCTTTGAgtcttattttttgtttttcagttGTTTGTGGGAATACTTCGTTGAGATACTTGCCGGTTTCTTTTAACCAAGCAATTGGGGCAACGACGCCGTTTTTCACTGCTATTTTTGCTTTCTTGATTATTTGTAAGAAAGAATCAGCTGAGGTTTACTGTGCGCTTTTGCCTGTTGTTTTTGGGATTGTTTTAGCTAGTAATAGTGAGCCTTTGTTTCATTTATTTGGTTTCTTGGTTTGCATTGGTTCAACTGCTGGACGTGCTTTGAAATCTGTTGTTCAAGGGATTATTTTGACTTCAGATTCTGAGAAATTGCATTCTATGAATTTGTTGCTTTACATGGCTCCTATGGCTGCTTTGATTTTGTTACCGTTTACTCTTTACATAGAAGGAAATGTGGCTGCAATTACTATTGAGAAAGCGAAATTTGATCCTTTTATTGCGTTCTTGTTGATTGGGAATGCTACTGTGGCTTATTTGGTGAATTTGACGAATTTTTTGGTTACCAAACATACGAGTGCTTTGACTCTGCAAGTTCTTGGCAATGCTAAGGCTGCTGTGGCTGCTGTTGTTTCGGTTTTGATCTTTAAGAATCCGGTGACGGTTATGGGAATGACGGGATTCGCGGTTACAATTATGGGGGTTGTGCTTTACAGTGAGGCTAAGAAGAGATCCAAGGTTACTACTCATTGA
- the LOC126676754 gene encoding blue copper protein 1a-like, with protein sequence MASCSKIFVAIAILAALVPSIVAIEHVIGDETGWTINFDYQAWAKGKEFHVGDKLVFKYPAGVHNVHKVDGTGFKECTAPATTEALTSGEDTITLSSPGRKWYICSVGKHCESGNMKLVITVLADELGSPAASPSPIGNPVSAAIASAHVSGYYYGLIFGIAAVLGLMVA encoded by the exons ATGGCTTCTTGTTCCAAAATCTTCGTGGCCATTGCCATTTTAGCTGCTTTGGTTCCTTCAATTGTTGCTATAGAACATGTAATTGGTGACGAAACAGGCTGGACTATCAACTTTGATTATCAAGCTTGGGCTAAAGGAAaggagtttcatgttggtgacaAACTTG TATTTAAGTATCCAGCAGGAGTGCACAATGTGCATAAAGTTGATGGAACTGGATTCAAAGAATGCACAGCACCAGCCACCACTGAGGCATTGACTAGTGGAGAAGATACAATCACACTCTCATCTCCGGGGAGGAAATGGTACATTTGCAGCGTAGGCAAGCATTGTGAATCCGGTAACATGAAACTTGTCATAACTGTCTTGGCCGACGAGTTGGGTTCTCCTGCCGCTTCACCTTCTCCGATTGGGAACCCTGTCTCAGCAGCCATAGCTAGTGCTCATGTATCCGGTTACTACTATGGCTTGATCTTCGGTATAGCTGCTGTTCTTGGGTTGATGGTGGCTTAA
- the LOC126678002 gene encoding protein TPX2-like isoform X2 → MEIEMEMEEEEMEMELVFEAREVDIDYEFDAAMHFDFTRAESLAEARDAERWFDMAQSYPPSPFVTKLVVREQSVISEDCKGGLLHTEAAPAMEVQKKECERTYRGVFTNLQNSQLHKVSNKPPALPTDLTSYNNTYTGLSKTKAKSNLKPKLPRSSTLMKPTASVLAKQNRHPQVDGFRLQPLFDQKEKSICSSSAVESQAAKRQKLEGGHSRKVDDAMQQIDFIHKAPKRDGVVDKTSVQSRLRLTIPREPDLVTAHRAQRMRPKTSTEVEPVAVLAQRFKARPLNRKILEGPSLPLPKKSTPKLPEFQEFHLKTLERAMQHASAVSSSSLQHNDFEQVEKPNAISAADIGKREFRRPSTMNAPKQQDVCSAPLIFKARSLNKKIFTSKGDIGVFRNSKRETTVPTEFNFHTEKRSHHNPPPIDLFSKLSLTSELQPNNNGCRLQFPRPNFMSIKKID, encoded by the exons ATGGAAATAGAAATGGaaatggaagaagaagaaatggaaATGGAGTTAGTTTTCGAAGCGAGAGAAGTTGATATTGATTATGAATTTGATGCTGCAATGCATTTTGATTTCACGCGTGCTGAGTCGCTTGCGGAGGCGCGTGATGCTGAGCGGTGGTTTGATATGGCTCAGAGTTATCCTCCTTCTC CTTTTGTGACAAAGCTTGTGGTAAGAGAGCAAAGTGTGATTAGTGAAGATTGTAAAGGTGGCTTATTACACACAGAAGCAGCTCCTGCAATGGAGGTGCAAAAGAAAG AATGTGAAAGAACTTATAGAGGGGTCTTTACCAACTTGCAAAATTCCCAACTGCATAAAGTTTCTAATAAACCACCTGCATTGCCTACag ATTTGACTTCTTACAATAATACATATACCGGTCTCTCAAAAACAAAGGCGAAGTCCAATTTGAAGCCTAAACTTCCGAGGAGTTCAACTTTAATGAAACCTACCGCAAGTGTATTAGCCAAGCAAAATCGTCATCCACAAGTTGACGGTTTCAG ATTGCAGCCTCTATTTGATCAAAAGGAGAAAAGCATATGCAGTTCTTCTGCAGTTGAAAGTCAAGCTGCAAAGAGACAGAAGCTAGAGGGAGGCCACTCTCGTAAA GTTGATGATGCAATGCAACAAATTGATTTCATCCACAAGGCACCGAAAAGG GATGGAGTTGTTGATAAAACCTCTGTTCAATCCAGGCTGAGGCTTACTATTCCAAGGGAGCCTGACCTTGTAACAGCACATAGGGCACAAAGGATGAG GCCTAAAACTAGCACAGAAGTTGAACCTGTGGCAGTGCTTGCACAAAGATTTAAAGCGCGTCCATTAAACAGAAAA ATTCTCGAGGGTCCTTCATTGCCTCTGCCAAAGAAAAGCACTCCAAAGTTACCAGAGTTTCAA GAGTTTCATTTGAAGACATTAGAGAGGGCAATGCAGCATGCATCTGCAGTTTCATCTTCTTCACTGCAGCACAATGATTTTGAACAG GTGGAAAAACCTAATGCAATTTCTGCTGCAGACATTGGAAAAAGAGAATTTAGAAG ACCAAGCACCATGAATGCTCCAAAGCAGCAGGACGTATGCAGCGCACCGCTGATCTTTAAAGCTCGTTCTCTAAATAAGAAG ATATTCACAAGCAAGGGAGACATTGGTGTTTTTCGAAATAGCAAACGGGAGACCACAGTGCCAACG GAGTTTAATTTTCATACAGAAAAGAGGAGTCATCATAATCCACCACCCATAGATCTTTTCAGTAAG CTCTCTCTGACATCTGAGCTCCAGCCAAACAACAATGGATGTCGGTTGCAATTTCCTCGGCCAAACTTTATGTCCATAAAG AAAATAGACTGA